The following DNA comes from Anaerostipes rhamnosivorans.
TCCTGACTCCCACCACGTCTTCCATATAAATGGAGCCCATTTTTGCAAACTCCAAAAGATATTCCGGTTTGGCATCCATGTTGGCCCCACTGTCAATGATCAGAGAGACACCCTTGGTCGTCGGCATCAACGCTGCCAAAGGCGCACGCTTCACACCTTTGATCCTGCCTACCACGAACTGCCCTCCCACAAGGATCGCACCTGAGCTTCCCGCTGAGACAAACGCATCTGCAGTCTGGTCTTTCACCATTTTCATTCCGACTACCATGGAAGAATCTTTCTTCTTACGAATCGCCTCCACCGGTGATTCATCACAAGAAATTTCTTCTTCTGCATTGACGACTTCAACCTGCTCACTTTTGTAACGGTATTTTTTCAGTTCCTCGTGGATCCTCGGGGATTTTCCCACAAGATATACCTTGATGTTGCTGTTTTCATTGACCGCGTCTACTGCGCCCTTGACGATCTCCCCGGGCGCATTGTCGCCACCCATGGCATCCAGCGCAACCTTAACTATCTTTTCCATATAAAACCTCCTTGATACATCATTCTTAAATTAAAAGAAATGCCATCCGCTTAAACTAATATAGTCTAAACGCATGGCAATCGAAGACAACATGTGCTGCTGTCAATTCTTACTGAGCATTTACAATTTCTCTTTTATTGTAAGATCCGCAGGCTTTGCACACTCTGTGAGGCATCATTAATTCACCGCACTTGCTGCACTTTACTAAAGCCGGTGCAGTCATTTTCCAGTTAGCTCTACGTTTATCTCTTCTCGCTTTTGAAGATTTATTCTTTGGACAGATTGACATTGGTATTACACCTCCTTAAAATTCTTAAAAATATCCTGGATAGCTGCCATCCGTGGATCCTGGACCGTCCGGTCGCAGCCGCACTCTTCCTTGTTCAGGTTCGCTCCACACACCGGACAAAGCCCTCTGCAATCTTCATCGCATAACACCTTTGTCGGCAGCAGAGGAATCACTTCCTCAAGAATAAGTTCATCCACGTCCAGGCTGCTTCCATCTAGGAAAGACACTTGATCCTTACAAGTTTCTTCTATGTCATCAAAATCCAATGCTTTATAGACATTGAGCCGAATCTTTTCCGGGACCTCAGTAAGGCACCGGTCACAAGGCATCCCGACTGTGATACTTGTCTCAAACGCAATGGATACCGTCCGTTTTCCTTCATTCCTTAAAACAACCGGGAAAGAAGACTTTTCAAGGACCGGATAACTTCCCCTTTTAAGGACAAGCTCGTCCATATCCAGAGAACACTCCACTGTCTGTTCATGATTTGGCATTGACAATAATTTTGATAACTGAATTAGCATACTATCTCCTAAAATTTCATACTTGTCTATTATACAAACGTCATATTTGTTTGTCAAGTAATTTTATTTTACAAGAGCAACGGTGTCTCTTGCGATCATCACTTCTTCGTTGGTCGGAATACAGAGCACTTTTACCCTGGAGTCATCTGTGGAGATCACTGCCGCTTTCCCGTGTACATCGTTCTTTACAGCATCGATCTTGGCACCAATACACTCTAAGTATTCTCCGATGGCTGCCCTTGTCGCATCGTCATTTTCACCGAGTCCTGCGGTAAATGCGATGGCATCCACTCCGTTCATTGCCACAGTGTATGCCCCAATGTATTTTGCTACACGGTATGCGTATGCGTCCAGTGCTGCCTTGGCGGCCTTGTTTCCTTCTGCCTTTGCAGCCTTTACGTCCCTGAAATCAGAGGAGACTCCGCCTGACAGTCCGAGCACTCCGGATTCTTTGTTTAAGATGTTTACAACTTCGGATACCGTCTTATTCTCTTTGTTTGCAATAAATTCAAGGATGGCTGGGTCCAGATCACCGGAACGGGTACCCATAATCAGCCCTTCAAGCGGTGTCAATCCCATGGAAGTATCCACGGATTCTCCGCCTTTGACAGCTGTGACACTGGCTCCATTTCCTAAATGGCATACGATGATATTGAGATCTTTGATGTCTTTTCCGAGCATTTTTGCGGCTTCATTGGAGACGAACTGATGGGATGTCCCGTGGAACCCATAACGGCGGATGCCGTCTTCGTCATAGTACTTTCTTGGAATTCCGTAGAGGAAGGCTTTTTCCGGCATCGTCTGGTGAAACGCAGTATCAAACACTGCCACCATCGGCTTGTCCTGCATCAGTTCTTGGCATGCTTCAATCCCGATCAGGGCAGCTGGGTTGTGGAGCGGTGCGAATACGTTGCATGCCTCGATCTCTTTTAACACATCCTCTGTGATGATACAGGATTTTGTGAACTTTTCTCCGCCGTGTACGACTCTGTGGCCTACTGCGCTGATCTCATCCAGGGAAGCGATCACTCCGTTTTCTTTGTCCGTAAGCTGTTCTAATACGATGCCAATGGCTGTCTTATGATCCGGCATGGCAGGAGCTGTCTTAATCTTGTCTTTTCCTGCCGGCTCATGGGTCAGGGCTCCGTCGATCCCGATCCTCTCACAGAGGCCTTTTGCCAAAACGTCTTCCGTGTCAGAATCGATCAGCTGATATTTCAGTGAGGAACTTCCGCAATTGATAACTAAAACTTTCATTCTTAATTCTCCTATATACTCTAATCTCTAATTATTTTCTGTGAGCTGTGCCTGTACTGCTGTGATGGCCACAACACCGACAATATCCTCTGCCTTACATCCACGGGATAAGTCGTTGACCGGCTTTGCAATACCCTGGGTAACTGGTCCGTAGGCTTCTGCTTTGGCAAGTCTCTGGACTAATTTGTATCCGATGTTTCCGGCGTCCAGGTCAGGGAATACAAGAACATTGGCTTTTCCTGCCACTTCGCTTCTAGGAGCTTTGGAAGCCGCAACTTCAGGTACAATAGCCGCATCCAGCTGCAGTTCTCCGCAGATCAATGTATCCGGATAATCTTTTTTTGCGATGGCAGTGGCTTCTACTACTTTTGTCACGTCATCGTGCTTTGCGCTTCCCACAGTAGAATGAGAGAGCATGGCAACTCTAGGTTCCTCGCCCACGAGCTGTTTGAAGGTCTGTGCGGAACTTCCTGCAATAGCTGCCAGCTGTTCTGAATTAGGATTCTGGTTCAGTCCGCAGTCTGCAAATACAAAAGTACCGTTGGCACCCAGATCACAGTCCGGCACTACCATAAGGAAAAAGGCAGAAACGATCTTTGTTCCCGGAGCTGTCTTGACAACCTGAAGCGCAGAGCGCAGAACGTTTGCAGATGAGTTTACGGCACCAGCCACCATACCGTCCGCATCCCCGGAGCGCACCATCGTAGCTCCGAAAAACAGAGGATTGGAGAGCAGGATCTCTTTCGCGTCTTCCGGCAGAAGACCTTTGCTCTTTCTAGCTTCACACAAAGATTCAATATATGTATTGAGTCTCTCGCAGTTATCTGGATCTACAAAAGTTGCCTGGGAAAGGTCAAATCCCTCTGCCCGGCTTAAAATGTCTTCCTTGTTTCCCACCAGGATCACATCGGCGATCCCTTCCTTTAATACTGTGTCAGCCGCTTCAATCGTACGGGGATCTCCGGTCTCCGGCAGGACAATCTTCTTTCTTTCATTTTTAGCTCGTTCTTTAATCACATCAATAAAACTCATTACGTTGCTCCTTCCAACTTTCTACAAAGATGAATTCTTATCATGGAAATTATACAATATTCGTTAGTTGTATACAATATGCCTTGTTGTACTTTTCCCTGTACATCTCATCTCATAATGTTTTCATTTTACTATCTTTTATTTTTAATAGCAAGTTTCAGCCTTTTATTTCCTCTTTTTTGTGCAATTTTACCTTTTTCCAGTTCTTTGTTATAATGATTTCACAAAAGAAAGGAGACCAGCAATGAAAACTGCGGCAATCATTTGTGAGTACAATCCGTTCCATAACGGTCATCTTTACCATATCGAAAAGACAAAACGTATTTTAGGTGCTGATTATATCATTGCACTGATGAGTGGAAATTATGTACAGCGCGGTGGTCCAGCTGTCATGGAAAAAAAACTGAGAACAAAAATGGCTTTGATGAATGGGGCCGATCTGGTGCTGGAGCTGCCGTTGTGGTTTTCTGCCGGGAGCGCTCCCTACTTTGCCGACGGCAGCATCGCCCTTCTGGATTCCCTGGGGGTTGTGGATATCCTTTCCTTCGGCAGTGAATGCGGTTCTCTGAGCCGCCTGCTTTCTCTGGGCAACTTTCTCGCCGACAGGGAACAGGATCTCACAGAACAGATCAAACTGCTTTTAAAGACCGGCATCTCCTATCCCAAAGCGAGGGAGAATGCATTTCTATCACTGGGATGCTCCAAAAGTGACACCGAAGTCCTGAAAGAGCCCAACAATCTGCTGGGACTTGAATATATCATGGCACTTAAGCGCAGAAACAGCAGCATCCGTCCATTCTGCATCCCAAGAAAACACAGCAGCCACCACAGTCTTGACCTTTCCGGGGATATCAGCTCTGCCTCCGCTATCCGGTCACGGCTGGCTGTTTATGACGGTTTAAATAAGGCCCTTGGAAGTGTCCCGGAAAATCTGCACCCGCTGTTACGTAACACGTATCAGCGCCAGTTCCCTGTGTTATTGGACGATTTCTCGGATCTTCTGTCCTATAAACTCTGCACGGAATCCTCTTTTGAAGACTATTGGGACATCTCCGGGGATCTAAGCGACCGTATCAGAAACATGACCGTACCCGGGCAGCCGTTTTCCTGCCAGATCGAAGCTGTAAAAAACAAAAGTCTCACCTGGAGCCGGATCAGCAGAGGATTTCTGCACATCCTCCTCAATATGAAGCAGTCCTGCAATGACCGTTACGTGAATTCAGGACAGCCTCTCTACTTCCAGATCCTCGGCTTCCGTAAAGATGCTTCCGTCTTAATACGTGAAATCAAAAACAACAAACAATGGCCTATGGTCCGCCATCTGAGACCTCTTGAGGATCCTCTGACAAACGTCCAGGAACAGATGCTTTTTACAGAGCAAAAAGCGGACGCTCTCTATCAGATGATACTCCGCGCCAAATTTAAAACAAAGCTTAAGGAAGAACAAATCATAATATAACCTTTCCTTTCATAGGCTGTAGAGGACAGGGGGTTTTTCTATGGGTAAATACTTTTATCAGCTTTGTTTGATTCTAACAGCATTCCTATTGTTCCTATTTCCGGAGCAGTGTGTGGCAGGTGCCAAAAGCGGCCTGCTGCTCTGGTCCGGTACCATCGTTCCCACCCTCCTGCCGTTTTTTCTCCTGACCAACCTAATGATGAAATACCAAACTGTCCACTACATCTCCTATCTGTTTTATCCTTTATTCAGATTGTTCCCATGGCTGAATAAGGATCTGGCTTACACGGTTCTCATGGGGTTTTTATGCGGTTATCCACTGGGCGGCAAGATCATCAACGACCTGGTATTATCCGGTTCCTATACAAAAAAAGAAGGGGAAGCCCTTCTTGTACTTTGCAATAACGTAAGCCCTATGTTTTCCATCGGCTTCACCCTCACTTTGATCTTAAAGGGCGCTTTGTCTGTCCCCCTTTATTTTTGCTGCCTTTATGTTCCAAACCTTCTGTATTTTATTTTTATCTTCTGCAAGAATAAAGGCAGCGGCTTTTTACATATCCATCAGCAAAAACCTATGACAGCGGCTATAAAATCTTTTGATGATATCATCTTTGACAGCTTAAAGACGATCTTCACCATAGGCATTTTTATCATGATATTTTCCATTATATCCTCTCTGCTGCAGAGTGGAGTCCTTTCCGCTGCCGTCTCATCTCCGGTCATCGGTATGCTGGAGATCACAACCGGGATCTCCCATGTGAGCCTTTTATCTCTTAATTTCAGACAGAAAGCAGCTGCCATTCTTGCAGTGACCTCCTTCGGCGGCCTATGCAGTATGGCGCAGGTCAAGAGCGTCTGCCAAAAATCGCAGCTGTCTATGAAAAGCTATTTAATCTTTAAAATGATATTTGCTGTCATAAGCAGCGGTATGCTACTCTTCCTCCTGTGAAACGAAATCTTCCACAGTTCTTGGTTTTGTCCTGGAAGCGCTGTCAAGCTGCTGCTTGATCTCTTCGTAGTTAGTGCTGATGGAACCGATATCACTCTCTAAAGTAGAAAGCAGCTGGTCAAACAGGCTCTGCTGCCCTTCTTTTACTTTGGTTATGTAATCCTGTACGTCCTCCATAATGTCACAGGTGTACTGGAGTGCTCCGTATCTCACCTGTTCGGCTTCCTCGTTGGCATTGTGGATGACCTCATTGGCATGTTCTAACGCCGCCTCCTCGATCTCTCCTGCCCGCATCTTCGCCATCTCCACGATCTCATTCTCATCGATGAGTTCTCCGGCCTCTCTGGCCGCCTGATCCACGATGTTCTGGGCCTTGATCCTGGCATCCTCCAGAATCGCATCCTTGTTCATCATAACCTTATGGCTGCGCTCCACCTCACCGGGGATCTGCTTTCTCAGCTCCTCGATAACCGTAATCAGCACATCCCTGTCAATGACAACTTTACCGGGATTAAATCTAGCAGGCTTAGCCTCATCGATTAAAATCTCAATGTCATCAATCATTTCATGCAAATATTTCTCACTCATGCTTCTCCCTCTATACTTTCTCTAAATTTTTGCTTCAGCTTTTGTTCCACGTATGGAGGTACCAGTTCACTGATGTCTCCATGGTAGGATGCAATTTCTCTGACGATCGTTGAGCTTAGATAAGCATATTCCGTGCTGGTCGTAAAAAACATCGTATCCAGATTGGAGTCCAGCTTATTGTTGATCTGGGCGATCTGCAGTTCGTATTCAAAATCAGTCACGGCGCGAAGCCCCCGGACTGTGATGTCCGCATGGTTTTCCCTGGCGAAGTCCACCAATAGACCGGAAAAAGATTTCACTTCTACGTTATCCATATCTTTTGTGGCTTCCAGCAGGAATTCCACCCTCTCTTCTGTTGAAAACATCGGATTCTTCTCACTGTTGATTAATACCCCGATGATGACTTTGTCAAAGACCCTTATGGAACGTTTGATAATATCCAGATGCCCATAGGTAACCGGGTCAAAACTTCCCGGATATACTGCGATGCTCATTGATCAGTCCTCCTGCATTTTTTGCAAAAAAGTGTGTTTGTTTGTTTTGTATTGCTTTACCTTTACTATTTTAAGATGGTCGAACATTCCATCCTCAAACTCTGTCTGCAGACTGGATTCTACAATAACGAGAGTCTGCCCCCCGCACACGGAAGAATGATCAAGTTCTCTGAGCACGGATCCCTCCATCCCTTTATTATACGGAGGGTCCATAAATATAAAATCAAAGGTTCTGCCTTCTGCCTCAAGCTTTCTCAACGCGCTTAAAACATCTGTCACAAGGACCTGGGCATCCCCGGTAAGTTTCGTATGTATTAGATTCTCCCGGATACAGGCCGCCGCTTTTTTATGATTTTCCACAAACACGGCTTGTCTGCATCCCCGGCTCAGGGCTTCAATACCAATAGCGCCGCTGCCCGCAAACAGATCTAAAAAATCCTTTCCCGCCACATCATGCTGGACCATATTAAACAGTGTTTCTTTGATGCGGTCCTGGGTGGGCCTTGTATCCATACCTTCCAGCGTTTTGAGCCTCAAGCTTCTGGCTTTTCCTGAAATCACTCGCATAATTTTATCTTCCTTTGTTTTTTCTCCCTACTATTGTATTATATTCAGATAATTTGTCAACTAAATAACAAGGAATTTCCTGTGAATTAAGATCAAAGCAGACAAGCCTAGTTCAGCGCACATAAAAGGAGCAATCAGAACTGATGCTCTGATTGCCCCTCTTTTTCTTTCGTTCTTTCATCGAAATTACGAGTTAAAACAAATTCGTATGAGCCTGTTGACTAACGTCCAGACATTTCCTCTTCCTGTCTGCGGATCATTTTACGAACCATTTCTCCTCCAACAGAACCTGCCTGAGCAGTTGTTAAATGTCCGTTGTATCCTTCTTTTAAGTCTACACCGATTTCATTAGCAACCTCGAATTTGAATCTGTCCAGTGCTTCTCTAGCCTCTGGAACTTCCACTCTGTTGTTACCTTTGCTGTTTGCTGAAGTACGTTCTTCCATTTTGAAAGACCTCCGTTTCTTTTGTTGTTTTTTGTTACGAAGATAGTATGTTTAATAACACAAAAGATACACTGAGAGTTTTTACATGGAATAACATTTTTTTCAAGGAGATTTTAATACTTGACTTTGAAGTCCTTTTCCCCCTGTAAAACCGGGCATTCCTCGGCTGTCATGTGGTCAATCCGCATGAACCTGTGCCCGTGTTTCATGGCTTCAATAAAACTTTCAATCTGTTTTTTCGTTCCCTGAGCCTCTGCTGTGACAGAGCCGTCATACATATTCTTCACCCATCCTGTCACGTTAAACTGTGAGGCATTCATCTGGGCAAAATAGCGGAATCCCACTCCCTGGACTCTCCCTGTAAAATGCAAACGCACACGCATCATAGCACTCCCTCCTTTATATTCTGTTGGCAAGCGAAATCTGTTTCCCAAGGCGGCTGTTTCTCAGCGTGGAAAAATCAAATCCTTCCTCACACAGCTGATGCACTGCATCGCTTGCCTGTTTTAAAAGATCTGCATTGGTGTATATGTCAGCCAGAACAAAGTCCATCATGCCGCTCTGACGAACACCGAAAAAGTCTCCGGGACCCCTCAGCTTCAGATCCTCATTCGCGATATAAAAACCATCGTTTGACTTGTTCAGCACCTCAAGACGCTCCATAGTCTCTTTCTTTTTGGCTCCGCTCATAAAAATACAATAAGACTGGTGTTTGCCTCTTCCGACACGCCCCCTCAGCTGATGGAGCTGGGCCAGTCCAAATCTCTCTGCATTTTCCACCATCATCACCGTAGCGTTGGGTACATTGACCCCCACCTCAATGACCGTTGTGGAAACTAAAATGTCGATGCGGCGCTCTGAAAACTCATCCATGATTTTCTGCTTTTCCTTTGGTTTCATTTTACCATGAAGTACCCCGATATGTACACTGGGAGGAAATTGTCCTTTCAGCATATTGGCATATTGAATCACATTTTCGCCTTCCATGGCTTCACTCTCCTCCACCATAGGGCAGATAATATAGATCTGGCGCCCCTCCGCCACCTGCCGCTCCATAAAACGGTAGGCATTGGGGCGGTAGCTCTGGTTCACCACACAGTTCTTAATAGGAAGACGGTTGCTGGGCAGCTCATCAATGATCGATACGTCCAAATCCCCATACATGATGATCGCCAGCGTCCTTGGAATCGGGGTGGCGCTCATCACGAGCACATGGGGCTGTTCCCCTTTCTTGGAGAGAATTTCTCTCTGCCTCACACCAAATCTATGCTGCTCATCGGTGATGACCAGGGCAAGCTGGTCGTACTCCACCGCGTCCTGAATCAGGGCGTGGGTACCAATAACAATATCATACTCATGGTTTTTGATCCCCTGATAGATCTCCCTTTTTTCCTTTGCTTTTGTGGACCCAGTGAGCAGTGCCACAGACACACCGAACGGCCCCAGCAACGAAAGGAAGGTCTCGTAATGCTGGCTTGCAAGCACTTCAGTGGGAGCCATCAAAACGCCCTGGTACCCCGCCTTGGCACACATCAATAGAAGAATAACGGCGAGGATCGTCTTTCCTGATCCGACATCCCCCTGTACAAGACGGTTCATGACCTTCTCTCCCATCAGATCCTTCTGCATCTCCGTTAAAGCCCTTTTCTGAGCTCCTGTGAGTTCATACGGAAGAGAAGCCGTCAGCTTGTCCGCCTCATCACATACCGGGATCTGATATCGGTTTTTCTCCTCCCGATGTTCCTGTTTCATCAGGTTCATACCAGCCATAAAAATAAAAAATTCGTCAAAGATCAGCCTTTTTTTTGCCTCCACAAGTGTCTTTTTATCCTTTGGAAAATGGACGTTCCAGATCGCCTCACTATAATCCATGGGACGGTTTTCTGACAAAACCTGGTCCGGGAGATATTCCCGGATGCTTTTTATATACTCTTCGGTCTGCAAAACTGCCTTGCTCACTGTCTTGTTTGTGATCCCGGAAGTCAGCGGATAGACCGGCTGAAGTGTCTCCTGCTTTGCAGCATAGTCCTGCTCCTGAAATATCTCCGGATGCTCCATCATCAGACGTCCGTTCTTAAACACCGGTGTTCCCACAAAGATATAGTCCTCTCCCCGGTGAATCTGCTTTTTTAAGTACGGCATATTAAACCATGTAAAAGTCATGGTGCCGGAACTGTCCCTTCCAAGGCACGAAACGATTTTTAAGCCTCTTACATACCGGATGTTCACATCCGATGCGATCCTCACTAAAACCGCTGCCCTCTCCCCTGCTGTGAGCTCAGAGAGCAGAACCGGATCCTCATAGGTCAGATAATATTTTGGATACATTGTGATCAGGCTGTCCACCGTCTCCACCCCAAGCTTTTTAAATCCTTTATATGTTTTCTCCCCGATCCCTTTCAGGCACTGTATATTCGTATCCCCGTTCATGAAATGGTTACTCCTTTAAAACACGAAAAGGGAACATCCGCTGCTCCCTTTTCTTTTCTACTTGCTGATTTTATTCTACAGACAGCAGGAAATAGTAAATCGGCTGTCCGCCGTATTCCACCTGGACTTCACAGTCCGGGTATAACTCCTCCGCCTTCTTGGAAAGCTCTAGTGCCTTTTCTTCCGGCGTCTCTTCTCCGTAATAGATACAGATCAGTTCGCTGTCTTCATCCACCATGCTCCTCAAGAGTCCCATCGTCACTTCCTGGACATCTTTGCCCACTTCCTGGATCCCGTCATCGTCTATGCCCATAATGTCATTTACTCTGATCTGTTTTCCATCGATGGACGTATCTCGGACTGCATAGGTAACTTCTCCGGTCTTGACACCGTTCATCATCTCGGTCATGGCCGCTTCGTTCTCTTCCACACTGCTCTCCGTCTCAAATGCGATCAAAGCAGAAATCCCCTGCGGAACCGTCTTTGTCGGGATAATGATGATCTCCTTGTCCTCCACCAGGGCTTTTGCCTGCTGGGCAGCCAATATGATGTTCTTATTATTCGGAAGGATGAACACATGGTCCGCATTTACCTGCTTAATGGCGTTGAGCATATCCTCGGTGCTTGGATTCATGGTCTGTCCGCCTTCAATCAGATAATCCGCACCCAGTTCCCTGAAAATATCATTGAGCCCGCTTCCGATGGATACCGCTACAAACCCCATATCCTTTCTCGGAGCCGGTGCCTTTTCTTCTGCCTGGCGGCTTAAGTTTAAACGCTCCTCGTGTTCTTCTCTCATATTGTCGATCTTCATACTGGTCAGGGATCCAAAGCTCAGGCCCTTTTCAATGGCCTTGCCCGGATGGTTTGTGTGCACATGGACCTTTACGATATCCTCATCCGCCACTACCACAATGGAATCTCCCATGGCTGTGAGATAATCCTTAAACTCCTGCTCCTGCTTTGAACCGAAATCCTTTTCCAGCATGACAATAAACTCGGTACAGTAACCGAACGTGATATCCGCCGTCTCTCCCATGGCAGCACCCACAGGTTTCTGTTTCTGTTTCGATGCCACTGCCACCTCAAGGTCTACTTCTTTGCCAAGCAGCACATCATAGGCTCCCTGAAGGACCTCCATGAGTCCCTGTCCGCCCGAATCTACCACTCCCGCTTCCTTTAAGACAGGCAGCATCTCCGGAGTCTTTAATAACGTAGCATTTGCATCCTGCATGACAGTCTTGGCAAACTCTTCAAAATCTTCTGTTTTTTTGGCTGATCTCATGGCGCTGTCCGCAGCGGACTTTGCCACCGTAAGGATCGTCCCTTCCTTTGGTTTCATGACTGCTTTATATGCAGTGTCCACTGCTTTTTTAAAACCTGCCGCCACATCTCTGGTGGTCAGGCTGTCCAAATATTTAATCTGTTTTGTGAATCCTCTGAACAACTGGGATAAGATCACTCCGGAGTTACCCCTGGCTCCTCTTAAGGACCCTCCTGAGATTGCTTTTGCCAGATCCTCGATGGTGGGGTCCTCAATAGCTCCCACTTCTTTTGCCGCCGACATGATCGTCATGGTCATGTTGGTTCCCGTGTCACCGTCCGGTACCGGGAACACATTTAATTCGTTGATATGCTCTTTTTGAGCTTCCAGTCTCTTTGCTCCGCCGATGAACATCTTCTTGAGCAAAGCCGCGTCGATTTGCTTCATTTATCCTGCCTCCGTAATTATCCTATATCTTTCACGCCTTCAACGTATACATTAATCCGCTCCACTTCCAGGCTGGTGAATTCTTCAACCCGGTACTTCACAGAAGACATCAGGTTGTCCGCCACCGCAGAAATGGAAACTCCATAAGAAACAATAATGTGAAAATCTATAGAAATTTTGTTGTTCTTCACAGAAACAAAAACGCCTTTTCTTATATTATCTCTGGTCAGCAGCTTTACGATTCCGTCTTTCATATTGACCATTGCCATGCCGACAATGCCAAAACATCCAAGGGCACAAATTCCGGCATACTTAGCAATCACTTGATTTTCGATAGAAATCTCGCCGTTCTTCGTGTTCATATGTCCTTTCATCGCTTTACCTCCATACTTCGTATTCTTTTGCGTCCATACAGGGCCGTACGCCCGGAACGCTACTTAGATTATACTATTTACCTCCCAAAAAGAAAAGAGAATTTCTTCTTGATTTTTATAAATCAATCTGTTAGAATGAAATAGTTGTCAGTCCCAGAGAGGGATAAGATCGAGTTAAGGAGGTGCTAACATGGCAAAATGTGCTATCTGCGGAAAAGGCGCTCATTTTGGTAATGCAGTCAGTCATTCACATAGAAGATCAAATAAGATGTGGAAATCAAATATCAAATCTGTAAGAGTGAAGGTAAACGGTGCAGCTAAAAAAATGTACGTTTGTACTTCTTGTCTGAGATCAGGTAAAGTCGAAAGAGCATAATCTTTCCCGATTGATTATAAACCTTAGGGGAGCTGGAATTTCCGGCTCTTTTTTTGATTCTTTATTTACTGCAAAAGGCGGACTCTTCCGGTATCTATTATTCTATTGAAAAAACAGAAAATAAGACAATGAAATACAGACCCCTGTCATTGCAAACTGTGTGAAATCTCTTTGGATAAATAATCCGATAAACAGTCCCAGCCCGA
Coding sequences within:
- the plsX gene encoding phosphate acyltransferase PlsX, whose protein sequence is MEKIVKVALDAMGGDNAPGEIVKGAVDAVNENSNIKVYLVGKSPRIHEELKKYRYKSEQVEVVNAEEEISCDESPVEAIRKKKDSSMVVGMKMVKDQTADAFVSAGSSGAILVGGQFVVGRIKGVKRAPLAALMPTTKGVSLIIDSGANMDAKPEYLLEFAKMGSIYMEDVVGVRKPKVAIVNVGVEEAKGNTLVKDTFPLLKECSDINFTGSIEARDIHSGQADVVVCDAFVGNVILKLSEGLSSTLMSIVKDGMMQSLRGKIGGLLVKPSLKKTLKRFDASEHGGAPLLGLNGLVVKMHGSSKAKETKNAIIQCIAFSEAKINEKIKEQIVKEK
- the rpmF gene encoding 50S ribosomal protein L32, whose translation is MSICPKNKSSKARRDKRRANWKMTAPALVKCSKCGELMMPHRVCKACGSYNKREIVNAQ
- a CDS encoding YceD family protein, yielding MLIQLSKLLSMPNHEQTVECSLDMDELVLKRGSYPVLEKSSFPVVLRNEGKRTVSIAFETSITVGMPCDRCLTEVPEKIRLNVYKALDFDDIEETCKDQVSFLDGSSLDVDELILEEVIPLLPTKVLCDEDCRGLCPVCGANLNKEECGCDRTVQDPRMAAIQDIFKNFKEV
- a CDS encoding acetate/propionate family kinase, with translation MKVLVINCGSSSLKYQLIDSDTEDVLAKGLCERIGIDGALTHEPAGKDKIKTAPAMPDHKTAIGIVLEQLTDKENGVIASLDEISAVGHRVVHGGEKFTKSCIITEDVLKEIEACNVFAPLHNPAALIGIEACQELMQDKPMVAVFDTAFHQTMPEKAFLYGIPRKYYDEDGIRRYGFHGTSHQFVSNEAAKMLGKDIKDLNIIVCHLGNGASVTAVKGGESVDTSMGLTPLEGLIMGTRSGDLDPAILEFIANKENKTVSEVVNILNKESGVLGLSGGVSSDFRDVKAAKAEGNKAAKAALDAYAYRVAKYIGAYTVAMNGVDAIAFTAGLGENDDATRAAIGEYLECIGAKIDAVKNDVHGKAAVISTDDSRVKVLCIPTNEEVMIARDTVALVK
- the pta gene encoding phosphate acetyltransferase, translated to MSFIDVIKERAKNERKKIVLPETGDPRTIEAADTVLKEGIADVILVGNKEDILSRAEGFDLSQATFVDPDNCERLNTYIESLCEARKSKGLLPEDAKEILLSNPLFFGATMVRSGDADGMVAGAVNSSANVLRSALQVVKTAPGTKIVSAFFLMVVPDCDLGANGTFVFADCGLNQNPNSEQLAAIAGSSAQTFKQLVGEEPRVAMLSHSTVGSAKHDDVTKVVEATAIAKKDYPDTLICGELQLDAAIVPEVAASKAPRSEVAGKANVLVFPDLDAGNIGYKLVQRLAKAEAYGPVTQGIAKPVNDLSRGCKAEDIVGVVAITAVQAQLTENN
- a CDS encoding tRNA(Met) cytidine acetate ligase; protein product: MKTAAIICEYNPFHNGHLYHIEKTKRILGADYIIALMSGNYVQRGGPAVMEKKLRTKMALMNGADLVLELPLWFSAGSAPYFADGSIALLDSLGVVDILSFGSECGSLSRLLSLGNFLADREQDLTEQIKLLLKTGISYPKARENAFLSLGCSKSDTEVLKEPNNLLGLEYIMALKRRNSSIRPFCIPRKHSSHHSLDLSGDISSASAIRSRLAVYDGLNKALGSVPENLHPLLRNTYQRQFPVLLDDFSDLLSYKLCTESSFEDYWDISGDLSDRIRNMTVPGQPFSCQIEAVKNKSLTWSRISRGFLHILLNMKQSCNDRYVNSGQPLYFQILGFRKDASVLIREIKNNKQWPMVRHLRPLEDPLTNVQEQMLFTEQKADALYQMILRAKFKTKLKEEQIII
- a CDS encoding sporulation protein, yielding MGKYFYQLCLILTAFLLFLFPEQCVAGAKSGLLLWSGTIVPTLLPFFLLTNLMMKYQTVHYISYLFYPLFRLFPWLNKDLAYTVLMGFLCGYPLGGKIINDLVLSGSYTKKEGEALLVLCNNVSPMFSIGFTLTLILKGALSVPLYFCCLYVPNLLYFIFIFCKNKGSGFLHIHQQKPMTAAIKSFDDIIFDSLKTIFTIGIFIMIFSIISSLLQSGVLSAAVSSPVIGMLEITTGISHVSLLSLNFRQKAAAILAVTSFGGLCSMAQVKSVCQKSQLSMKSYLIFKMIFAVISSGMLLFLL
- the coaD gene encoding pantetheine-phosphate adenylyltransferase → MSIAVYPGSFDPVTYGHLDIIKRSIRVFDKVIIGVLINSEKNPMFSTEERVEFLLEATKDMDNVEVKSFSGLLVDFARENHADITVRGLRAVTDFEYELQIAQINNKLDSNLDTMFFTTSTEYAYLSSTIVREIASYHGDISELVPPYVEQKLKQKFRESIEGEA
- the rsmD gene encoding 16S rRNA (guanine(966)-N(2))-methyltransferase RsmD, which encodes MRVISGKARSLRLKTLEGMDTRPTQDRIKETLFNMVQHDVAGKDFLDLFAGSGAIGIEALSRGCRQAVFVENHKKAAACIRENLIHTKLTGDAQVLVTDVLSALRKLEAEGRTFDFIFMDPPYNKGMEGSVLRELDHSSVCGGQTLVIVESSLQTEFEDGMFDHLKIVKVKQYKTNKHTFLQKMQED